CAGGGTGCTGGTTTATACCAACCAGCCTGCGGGGATCTACGCACTGCGTACGCTGAAGGCCGGGGCGAGCGGGTTTATCAATAAAAGCCTGGCACTGGAGCGCGTCGAGCCGGTTTGCCAGCTGCTGCTGGACGGCTATCACTGTTTCCCGGAAGAGACGTTCATGAAAATCGTCGAGGCTACTGAAATAAAACATGATACCCGGGCGCTGCTGGCGAGTTTCTCCGATCGTGAAATCGCGGTGCTGAACTATCTGAAGCAGGGCAAAAGCAACAAGGAGATTGCCGACCGGCTGGCGCTCAGCAACAAAACCATCAGCACCTATAAGGCGCGAATGATGAAAAAAAGCGGCTTTGCGCATTTTGAACAACTTTTCGATCTTATTGATACTTCAGAGCCAGAGACGTGAGAGCCGTTACCTTTATCCTGCTTTTTTGTATTGCCTTTACCGTGTGCGCCGCGCAACCGGGGGAATCCCTTCGCCTGCTGGCGCGTAGCCATGAAAAGGTGATCGAGCCGGGACTCAGCGGCAGCGAATGGCGCTGGGTGCGCGAACACCGCAAAATCCGTCTGGCGGTCTGGGAGCCGATGATGCCCCCTTACGACATCACCACGGGGCTGAACGATTACGGTGGTATCAATGCGGATTTCACCGGGCTGGTGGCGGAAAACCTCGGTCTGGAGATCGAGGTGGTGCGTTATCCCACCTATGACGATGCTTTGTCAGCATTGCGGGCAGGTAAGGCGGATTTTATGCCTCAGGCAGGGGGTAGCCAGCAAAAACAGGGGCTGTTGCTGAGTGTGCCCTACAGCGACAACATCCCTGTTGAAGTGGTAAATACCGATGCCTCGCCCGATGAGCCGGTGAAACGGATCGCCGTTTCGCCTGTCTACAGCAGCAGCGACGTGCTGGCCCGTTATCCGGGGGCTGTCATTGTGAATTTCTCCTCCACGCGGCATGCGCTGGAGGCGCTGGCGTTTCGCAAAATCGATCTGTTCTTCAGCGATGCGATCACCGCGCGCTATCTGGCGAGTCAGTCAAATTTAAGCAATCTCAGTATTCGTCCGGTGGCGGACACGTTCGAGGCGTCGGGATTCTCGTTCGCTGCGATGCCAAAGATGGCGGTCTGGATCGCGATCCTCAACAAGATGCTGATGGCGCTGCCGGAGAACGCGGGCGTGGAGATCCACCGTCGCTGGAGCGGGGGGATCCCGCTCTCCCTGAGCGAAGAGCCACCGCGTTACACCTCGCTCGAACATAAATGGATCAAAGAACATTCCCGGATCCGCGTCGCGGTGGCGCAGGATAACGCCCCCATTGCCTTTTTCAACGAGCGCGGGCAGCTGCGCGGCATCCTGGCGGATCTGCTCACCGCGCTCCGCCTGCGTACCGGGTTTACCTTTGAAATCCGCCGTTATCCCAGCCAGGCCGCCGCCTTCAGGGCCATTAATCGCGGAGAGGCCGAGCTGATTGCAGGTGTCACGCAGGAGGGGATCTGGCAGGCGGATCTCCTCACTACCCGAACCTGGCTGTATAACTCCTGGGTTATGGTTGGACGCGCGCTGCCGGGCAAGGAGGCGCTTCAGCCCCGTGTGGTGAGCCTGCGCGGTGAAGCGCCTGATGGCTGGCTTGGCCGACAAAACAGTGGGCAGACGGCGAAGGTCGATACCTGGTGGCAGGGTTTTAACAGCGTGGTGAAGGATAAAAACGACATGATGGTGGTGCCGCTGATCATTGCCAACGCCCAACTCACCCGCAAAGAATTTGCCTCACTAAAAATTCTCGCCAGCATCGATGCCGAACCGTTGCGCTTTGCCTTTGGCGCATCGCGGCAGGCCTGGCCGTTGATCACCATTCTGAATAAAGCGCTGATCAACATCCCGCCGGAAGATCTCCATGCCCTGACGCGCGGCAGCAATACGGGCAATGCGTTTGCCTCGGTGTCGACGTCGGCGCTGTCGATAACGTGGTTGGTGACGTTCACCGCCGCCGGTCTGGCCTTGCTGGCGCTGGTGGCAGGATGGATCTACCGTCGGCGGCGCATCCAGCAGGCGCGCATCCGCAAGCTTATTCAGACGCTGCGTGCGGCGAAACAGCGCGCAGAGCGAGCCCGTCGGGGAAAAAGCGCCTTTCTGGCGACCATGAGCCATGAAATTCGCACGCCCGTCAGCGCCATTATCGGCATGCTGGAACTGGTGATGAAACGTCCCGACCATGCCCCGCAAAACCCGCAGTCGATACGGGTCGCCTGGGACGCGGCGCAGTCGCTGTTGCTGCTTATCGGGAATATCCTGGATGTGGAGCGTATTGCGTCCGGCCGTCTGGTGCTCCGCCCGGAGCGCGCCTCGCTTCGAAACCTGATTGAAGGAACGGTGTCGCAGTTTGAGGGGCTGGCGGCGCAGAAATCATTGAAGCTGCTGCTGGAAATGGATACCGCCCTGAAGGGGGACGTATTGATCGATGTGATGCGTTTTCGCCAGATCGTCACCAACCTGCTGGGCAACGCCATTAAATTCACCGACCACGGTCAGGTGATGCTGCGCGCGCAGCCGCAATGGCAGGACGGCGAGTTTATGCTGCTGGAGCTGGCAATAGCAGACACCGGCGAGGGGATTGATATCGCGACGCAACAGCGTCTGTTCCAGCCTTTTAGTCAGGGTGAGAGCCGTACCCGGGCGCAGGGCAGCGGGCTGGGGCTCTATATCTGTCGCCAGCTCGCGGACATGATGGAAGGGGATCTCACGCTGAATAGCGTGCAAGGTGAGGGGACGACGGTCACGGTGACGCTCAGGCTGCCCGTTATGGCCGCCCTGCCAGAGAAAGAGGCCGGGCATGCTGTCCCTTCCGGCAAACGCGCTGCGTTGACCATTATGGTGGTAGACGACAATCCGGTCGGACGGATGCTGCTTACCCAGCAGCTTGAGTGGCTGGGGCATGCCGTCATCCAGTACGACAGCCCGAAAATGCTGATCGAGCGCCTGGCAACCCGACAGCCGGACGTGGTGATCACCGACTGCAACATGCCCGAAATGAGCGGCTATGCCCTGTCGCGCATCGTCAATGAACGTTACCCGGATGTCACGGTGTTTGGCATGACGGCGGACGCGCGTGAATCCGTGCGGGATGAGGCGCGGGAAGCGGGCATGCGCGACTGTATCTTCAAGCCGGTCACGCTGGTTGCGCTGGAAAATCTGCTCGCCCCTCTTGCTCCATCCGAAAAATCACCGGATGCGTTACCTTGTTCCATCACGCTACCCCCAGCACTGCTGGACGGTGAGCATCTGGCAACGTTTCTGGATTTGCAGATAAGCGTGCTGGAGGAGACGCTGCGTGATATCGCGCTGTGGCGGAAGGACCCCGGTATACCCTTGAAGGACGCGCTGCACCGTCTGCGGGGCGGTATTCAACTGCTCGGTATGCCGGCGCTGGAAGCGCGCTGTCTGGAGCAGGAACAGGCTGCCGACAGCGGCGGCATCCGTCAGCTTGAGGAGGACATTCTGGCATTGAGGAGCGTATTACAGCGCTGGCGCGAGACGGGACTACAGCCGGGCGAGACCGTCCTACAGCAGAATGAGGACGGGCGTACAGCGTAAGCTTCCCCTCCATCGGGGTACGCTTTTAGTCGGGGAAGTTCACATATAAAGGAGATATCCCGATGAAAAAACTCGTATCCGCACTGGCCGTTATCGCATCTGTTGGTATGTTCACCACCGCCCAGGCGGCAGAAAGCTGTTCTGCGAAAGCCGCGGCACTGGAAAAAGAGATCCGTATTGCCCAGCAGTACGGTAATACCTATAAGGTCAACGGCCTGAAAAAAGCACTGGCCGAAGTGAAAGCGCACTGCACCCCGGCAAGCGTACAGGCTGATGCGCAAAAAGAGGTGAAGAAGCTGGAGAAGAAACTGGCCGAGAAGCGTGAAGATATTGCCGAGGTTCAGGCAGATCTGCGTGAAGCGAAAGCCAAAGGCGACAGCAAGAAAGTGGCAAAATACCAGCGCAAACTGGCTGAAAAACAGAGCGATCTGAGCAGCATTCAGCAAGAGCTGAGCCGTGCTCGCGCTGCGCTCGCCTCCCTGCAGAAATAACGCTTTTTTGTAAAACAGGTGAGGGGGCGTGAGCCTCCTCACCTTTTTGCGCTGCCTGCCATCATGATGCGACTCCATCTTCTCTTTTTTGTGCTGCTTTTCGCCATGGCAGAGAGCCGCGCGGCCACCCAAAAGACGTGGGTGATCCTTAATAACCTCTACAAAGGGGCGATTTCGTTTGAGGTGTCTGCCTCGGGACCTTGCCTTAGTCAGCCTTTGATGGAGGAGTGGGGCGTGCGTGACGCGGTGCTTTCACGTCTGGTCTGGGATGCCAAAGGTTGCCTGACGCCGCAGTCTGCGGAGCAGTTCAACCTCAAATACTGGTACCGCCCACAAGCGCAACTGCTGACCCTTCTCTTCCCGCCAGACGCCATTAGCCCACAGCAGAACGGCGTCAGTACCAGTCGCTGGGATGATGGCATCAACGCACTGTTTATTAACTATCGTCTGGATGCGGATAACAGCCAGGCGCAGTACGACTGGGAGCATTCCGGTACTGACGCCACGCTGAGCCTGGACAATGGCCTTAATGTGGGTCCCTGGCGTTTGCGTTATCAAAACACCTTCTGGCGTGAAAAAGAGGGGCAACACGGTTCGTACACCAATGCGATGTCGCTCTGGCGCAGCATCACGCCGCTGCGTTCGCGTGTGACCCTGGGCGACGGCAATACCTCTTCAAATATGTTCGACAGCCTGGCGTTTCGCGGTGCATCACTCGCCAGTGACGAGGCGATGTACCCGGATAGCTGGCGACCCTATTCGCCCTGGATCAACGGCTATGCCCGCACAGAGGCGGAAGTCACCATTCATCAGAACGGGGTACGTGTTTACCGTATTCATGTCCCGCCCGGGCCGTTTACCATTCGCGATTTTTATCCGCCGGACCCAAACGGCAACCTGGAAATGACGATTCAGGAGAGCGATGGTACAGAGCGTACCCGCCTGCTGCCCTATTCCAGTATGCCCAATCTGGTGCATCAGGGACTCTTTAGCTACGAACTGGCCGCCGGTCGGTATAAGCCTTTTCACGGCATTGACAGGGACAAGGATCGCTTCTGGCAGAGTACGGTCTCGTGGGGGATTGCACGGCAGGTCACTGTGTTTGCCGGGCTGCAGCAAGGGGAGCACTATTTCAGCCAGGTCGCGGGTTTTGGCGCTAACCTGGGGCTGTGGGGGGCGTTTTCCGGCGATGTCAGCGCGGCTCGCTATTCGCAAGAGGCGGAGACGCTACGGGGCAAGGTGTGGCGTCTGCGCTATGCCAAAGCGTTCTTCACTACCGAAACCAGCCTCACCGCCCAGCTCCAGTGGTATCCACGTGGTGAGCATTACCGGTCGCTGGAAGAAAAAATTACGCGGGCGGAATTGCTGAGGTACGGCTGGGACGATGACGTCACCCGGCGGGCGCTGCGTGGACAGCTGGAGCTTAACCAGAATTTTGGTGAGGATTCCAGCCTGAGCCTGTCCTGGCACGGGGTGAAGTCACGTGAACCTGACGCGGGCAACACGGGGGCGACACTGAGCCTGAATACAACCTTACACAACGTGGATGTAAGTGTGTACGGCGTATACGAGCGCTACGGTAAAAACCCGGATGAAACCACCGTGGGTATCAACATCAGCGTGCCTTTATCCCTTTGGGGGGCGACGAGTAATGTCGGTTATATCACCGAGCTCGCCAGCCGGGGGGAAGATAGCCATGGGGTGAATGTGTATGGTTCAGCGTTAAGTGATTACAGCCTGCGTTACGATCTGCAGGCGACGCATACCGTACACCGCAATGATGAGCTCTCTGCGAATCTGGGCTATCAATACAACGCGGGCGAGCTGAACCTCAGTATGGTACGCGGGGGAACGCGCCGCGATTATCATGCCGACACCAGCGGCAGCATTCTGGTGCACGCTGACGGCGTGACGCTGGGTCAACAGCTCGGCAGCACCGCTGCGCTGGTGGACGTGCCGGACTCGCCGGGCATTGGCTTCTATAACCAGTTTGGCTCCACAACCAATGCCAGAGGTGAGCTGCTGGTGAGTTACTTAACGCCATGGCGGGTGAACCGCATTACGGTCGATAGCCTGAGCTTGCCGGAAAACACCGCGCTGGATGTGACGGAACTGGAATCGGTGCCCACCGATGGCGCGATCGTCCTGCTGCGTTTTCCCCAACCGGTAACGGATTGAAATTACAATAAACAGGATGAAAAGCGGGACAAATCCCTACGTAAAATTACCAGGTTAAACGCGTATTCATCCTAATAGTTTGCCCTTTCGGGACTGCTTATGATTCGTCTCACTGACTGTTTTTCAATGGAGTGTAGATGAAGATGAAAGCAATTTTAATTGCCCTGCCTGTGGCGATGATCCCGGCTACCGTTCTGGCGGCAAATACGGAAGAAGGGTATTACGGCTCGGCAAAATACCTGCAGATTGAACAGCGTGCGAAGGAGATGGATACCAGCGCGCGTCCGGGTGTCGGACAGTTTGTGGGCGGTAAAGAGAAAGAGCATTTTGGCGGCGCGGCGATTGCCGCAGGCTACCAGTTCGGTAACGGCTGGCGCACCGAGGGTGAATACACCTTTAAACAAAAGACGGAGTACACCAGCGGCTCCAGCACATTCGCGAACAGCTTTAACCACCTGCAGACCGAAACAGAACGTCTGATGCTGAATGTCTACCGCGATTATGAACTCGG
This region of Enterobacter cloacae complex sp. R_G8 genomic DNA includes:
- a CDS encoding ATP-binding protein — translated: MRAVTFILLFCIAFTVCAAQPGESLRLLARSHEKVIEPGLSGSEWRWVREHRKIRLAVWEPMMPPYDITTGLNDYGGINADFTGLVAENLGLEIEVVRYPTYDDALSALRAGKADFMPQAGGSQQKQGLLLSVPYSDNIPVEVVNTDASPDEPVKRIAVSPVYSSSDVLARYPGAVIVNFSSTRHALEALAFRKIDLFFSDAITARYLASQSNLSNLSIRPVADTFEASGFSFAAMPKMAVWIAILNKMLMALPENAGVEIHRRWSGGIPLSLSEEPPRYTSLEHKWIKEHSRIRVAVAQDNAPIAFFNERGQLRGILADLLTALRLRTGFTFEIRRYPSQAAAFRAINRGEAELIAGVTQEGIWQADLLTTRTWLYNSWVMVGRALPGKEALQPRVVSLRGEAPDGWLGRQNSGQTAKVDTWWQGFNSVVKDKNDMMVVPLIIANAQLTRKEFASLKILASIDAEPLRFAFGASRQAWPLITILNKALINIPPEDLHALTRGSNTGNAFASVSTSALSITWLVTFTAAGLALLALVAGWIYRRRRIQQARIRKLIQTLRAAKQRAERARRGKSAFLATMSHEIRTPVSAIIGMLELVMKRPDHAPQNPQSIRVAWDAAQSLLLLIGNILDVERIASGRLVLRPERASLRNLIEGTVSQFEGLAAQKSLKLLLEMDTALKGDVLIDVMRFRQIVTNLLGNAIKFTDHGQVMLRAQPQWQDGEFMLLELAIADTGEGIDIATQQRLFQPFSQGESRTRAQGSGLGLYICRQLADMMEGDLTLNSVQGEGTTVTVTLRLPVMAALPEKEAGHAVPSGKRAALTIMVVDDNPVGRMLLTQQLEWLGHAVIQYDSPKMLIERLATRQPDVVITDCNMPEMSGYALSRIVNERYPDVTVFGMTADARESVRDEAREAGMRDCIFKPVTLVALENLLAPLAPSEKSPDALPCSITLPPALLDGEHLATFLDLQISVLEETLRDIALWRKDPGIPLKDALHRLRGGIQLLGMPALEARCLEQEQAADSGGIRQLEEDILALRSVLQRWRETGLQPGETVLQQNEDGRTA
- a CDS encoding outer membrane protein, with the translated sequence MKMKAILIALPVAMIPATVLAANTEEGYYGSAKYLQIEQRAKEMDTSARPGVGQFVGGKEKEHFGGAAIAAGYQFGNGWRTEGEYTFKQKTEYTSGSSTFANSFNHLQTETERLMLNVYRDYELGYGVSVYGTAGLGVSKIKAGGWQGNAGREYASTTQSNLTYALGAGVSYTPVERLYVDLVYRYIDMGKIESGYNNFTNARGLKDEQMKAHIVSNEFTLGMRYVF
- a CDS encoding response regulator transcription factor, translated to MTKILLVDDHPAICFALKVLLEKNPDFIVTTSSGENLLALLHREQPSLLILDLELKNADGLDLLPRIKHHFPALRVLVYTNQPAGIYALRTLKAGASGFINKSLALERVEPVCQLLLDGYHCFPEETFMKIVEATEIKHDTRALLASFSDREIAVLNYLKQGKSNKEIADRLALSNKTISTYKARMMKKSGFAHFEQLFDLIDTSEPET
- a CDS encoding fimbria/pilus outer membrane usher protein, which gives rise to MMRLHLLFFVLLFAMAESRAATQKTWVILNNLYKGAISFEVSASGPCLSQPLMEEWGVRDAVLSRLVWDAKGCLTPQSAEQFNLKYWYRPQAQLLTLLFPPDAISPQQNGVSTSRWDDGINALFINYRLDADNSQAQYDWEHSGTDATLSLDNGLNVGPWRLRYQNTFWREKEGQHGSYTNAMSLWRSITPLRSRVTLGDGNTSSNMFDSLAFRGASLASDEAMYPDSWRPYSPWINGYARTEAEVTIHQNGVRVYRIHVPPGPFTIRDFYPPDPNGNLEMTIQESDGTERTRLLPYSSMPNLVHQGLFSYELAAGRYKPFHGIDRDKDRFWQSTVSWGIARQVTVFAGLQQGEHYFSQVAGFGANLGLWGAFSGDVSAARYSQEAETLRGKVWRLRYAKAFFTTETSLTAQLQWYPRGEHYRSLEEKITRAELLRYGWDDDVTRRALRGQLELNQNFGEDSSLSLSWHGVKSREPDAGNTGATLSLNTTLHNVDVSVYGVYERYGKNPDETTVGINISVPLSLWGATSNVGYITELASRGEDSHGVNVYGSALSDYSLRYDLQATHTVHRNDELSANLGYQYNAGELNLSMVRGGTRRDYHADTSGSILVHADGVTLGQQLGSTAALVDVPDSPGIGFYNQFGSTTNARGELLVSYLTPWRVNRITVDSLSLPENTALDVTELESVPTDGAIVLLRFPQPVTD
- a CDS encoding DUF1090 domain-containing protein, producing MKKLVSALAVIASVGMFTTAQAAESCSAKAAALEKEIRIAQQYGNTYKVNGLKKALAEVKAHCTPASVQADAQKEVKKLEKKLAEKREDIAEVQADLREAKAKGDSKKVAKYQRKLAEKQSDLSSIQQELSRARAALASLQK